Sequence from the Melanotaenia boesemani isolate fMelBoe1 chromosome 21, fMelBoe1.pri, whole genome shotgun sequence genome:
gtaGTACAGGCCTCAGCTCTGCTGCCGGAGCCACTGATGGGTTCCAGGTGTCTTTAATCAGTCTCTAAAGAGCACACGTTATATAGCAGCTTCCTTTTTGCGAGGCTGAGCTATTCTAGCTGCTTTTGAGTCGAACATGGTCCTGGGGCTCTTTTTAAGGTAGGATGtgttaatttattattcttGTTGGAACATTATGTCCAATTTCCCAAACTTGGGGGAATCATTAGGTGAATGTGTTTTACAGAGTTTCTTGTATCTGCCTGTTCTTTGGTGTTGGCACCTGTCTTCCTGCAGGTGAGCCACAATTGTTGAAGCTCTATACTAAGCAAATACACAAATTAGAGATGCTTATATCCTGAAATGTATCTAAATTGAACATAAACAAAATTCAGTTACAAATgtcaaactttattttgtttcctaGATGTGTCTGACACTGAAAGTAGACCTGATTCTGGCTCCATACTTCAAGGTCCCCAGTCTTATgttatttgttgtcattttttctgGAGACTTGAAACTTAATTCAGTGATCTTAGTTATCTCTAAAGATATTTACATAACATCAAATAACTGCAATTTTCTGTTTATAGAACATGGAGAGCCTAACATaacttcctcaagcaaaactaTATCGTCCATCTTGGCAAACCTCGAGAGTGAGGAGTCACCAACTGGAAATCAATCGGCATCCAGCCCTGAAGCTTCCAGTCGAGATGCAGGGCCCCCACCTACACATGAACCAGACAGGATGGATGCAAATTCTGATTCCAACTCAAACTCAACCACCGATGCTGCTATAGCGCCACCTAGGTCATTTTTTGATGGCTCTCTGATGGGCTTGGGGAAGAAAATTATTGATCTTTCTATGCAGCCAAAGTCGGTTCCAAGTGCTGGAAGTTCAGGTGCAGCATCATCCAGTCCCTGGCATAGACCATTTTTTCTTGAGGCTACATACACTCCTTATGGTCATGGTGGCAGTGACCAAGATAAATTTCCTTTGTATGGCGAAGGGGGCTATGGTCAAGGCGGACTTCCTGGCTATGGTCATGGGGTTGAAAGCCATGGGGGTGGCGGATATCCTAGCTATGGCCATGGGGCCAGTGGATATCCTGGCTATGGCCAGGGGGGTGGCAGAGATCCTAGCTACGGGCACAAGGCCAGTGCCCAAGAGGGGCATCCTAGCTACAGCCTTGGGGGCAGCGGCCATGGGGACAGTGGGCATCCTGGCTATGGCCTCGGGGGCAGCGGCCATGGTGGACACTCTGGCTATGGCCTGGGGCACAAAGGCCATGGGGGCAGTGGCCAAGGTGAGCGTCCTGGCAGTGACCAAAGCAGACACTCTGGCTATGGCCTCGGGGGCAGCGGCCATAGGGATGGTGGGTATCCTAGCCACAGCCTAGGGGACAGCAGCCATGGCGGACCTTCTGGCTATGGCCTTCTGGGCAGCGGGCATCCAGGCAGTGACCAAAGCAGATCCTCTGGCTATGGCCTCGGAGGCAAAGGCCACTGGGGAAGTGGCCAAGGTGGGCATCCTAGCAGTGACCAAAGCCGACCCTCTGGCTATGGCCTTGGGGGCAGCGGCAAAGGAGACGGTGGGTATCCTGGCCACAGCCTAGGGGGCAGCGGCCAAGGTGGGCATCCTGATGGTGACCAAGGCAGATCTTCTGGGGCACAAGAAGGCCTTAGGGGCAGTGGCGACAGTGGCCATTATGACAGTGGCTACGGGGGCAGCTATCCTGGCAGACATTCTGACCACAGGAGCAGTGGCCAAGGTGGACCCTCAGGTTATGGCCACTGGGGTAGAGGTTCATCTCTTTTTCCTGGAGGGATAACTTTAGAATTGGTGGTCCTGGGAAATGAGTTGACTAGGTTTCGTCAAATGCCATTAACAGATGCCTGGCGGACTGCTGAGGTCCCCAAAGATATGATTTCAAAACTGCCTTTTAACCCCTTATCTCATACTGTCCTCTTCAATGGTGGCTACCTTCGAGAAAGGGACTTCCGGTCAGATTCTAAATATGCTCAAAATGCTTATAACCACATTCATGCACCTGAACTGCAACTGGAGAGCCACCCAAATGTTGAGCCTCAAGTTCAGAGGAAGTTCTGAGGTGAGCAGGCTTGAGCCTGAACTGTTTAGCTTTGTTAATTTGCTTTTTATCCTCaatctttgtctttgtcttgcaGAATAAACTTGGCATTTTGGCACCAGTCA
This genomic interval carries:
- the LOC121632621 gene encoding pro-resilin-like, with protein sequence MVLGLFLRVSCICLFFGVGTCLPADVSDTESRPDSGSILQEHGEPNITSSSKTISSILANLESEESPTGNQSASSPEASSRDAGPPPTHEPDRMDANSDSNSNSTTDAAIAPPRSFFDGSLMGLGKKIIDLSMQPKSVPSAGSSGAASSSPWHRPFFLEATYTPYGHGGSDQDKFPLYGEGGYGQGGLPGYGHGVESHGGGGYPSYGHGASGYPGYGQGGGRDPSYGHKASAQEGHPSYSLGGSGHGDSGHPGYGLGGSGHGGHSGYGLGHKGHGGSGQGERPGSDQSRHSGYGLGGSGHRDGGYPSHSLGDSSHGGPSGYGLLGSGHPGSDQSRSSGYGLGGKGHWGSGQGGHPSSDQSRPSGYGLGGSGKGDGGYPGHSLGGSGQGGHPDGDQGRSSGAQEGLRGSGDSGHYDSGYGGSYPGRHSDHRSSGQGGPSGYGHWGRGSSLFPGGITLELVVLGNELTRFRQMPLTDAWRTAEVPKDMISKLPFNPLSHTVLFNGGYLRERDFRSDSKYAQNAYNHIHAPELQLESHPNVEPQVQRKF